In Rhineura floridana isolate rRhiFlo1 chromosome 6, rRhiFlo1.hap2, whole genome shotgun sequence, one genomic interval encodes:
- the RPF1 gene encoding ribosome production factor 1 isoform X1: MAGSSGKGKKRQRDQHDVERTSEGLGVEEGQGSPPEQNQVLFPPSFSVSEIKNKQRRHFMFLRWKQQQRKEKLAIKKKKKKEREALGDKAPPKPIPKTIENQRVYDETTVDPNDEEVTLDDATDEFAPYFNRQIVPKILITTSDRPRGRTVRFCEQLSTCIPNSHVYYRRGLALKRIIPQCISRDFTDLIVINEDRKIPNGLVLSHLPEGPTAHFRMSSVRLRKEIKRKGKDPTEHQPEIILNNFTTRLGHSVGRMFASLFPHDPQFIGRQVATFHNQRDYIFFRFHRYIFRNEKRVAIQELGPRFTLKLRSLQKGTFDSKFGEYEWIHKRREMDTSRRKFHL; encoded by the exons ATGGCGGGCAGCTCTGGAAAAGGGAAAAAGCGGCAGAGGGACCAACATGATGTCGAGAGAACAAGTGAGGGTCTTGGTGTGGAGGAGGGTCAAGGTAGCCCCCCGGAGCAGAACCAGGTCCTGTTCCCGCCGTCTTTTAGTGTCTCGGAAATCAAGAACAAGCAGCGGCGCCATTTCATGTTTCTGCGGTGGAAGCAGCAGCAAAGGAAG GAGAAATTAGccattaagaaaaagaaaaaaaaggagcgAGAAGCACTTGGAGACAAG gcACCACCAAAGCCAATACCAAAGACAATTGAAAACCAGCGTGTGTATGATGAAACCACAGTTGATCCAAATGATGAAGAG GTTACTTTGGATGACGCTACAGATGAATTTGCACCCTAtttcaacaggcagatagttcCAAAGATACTTATCACAACATCTGACAGACCTCGTGgg AGAACTGTGAGATTCTGTGAACAGTTATCGACATGTATTCCAAATTCACATGTTTACTATCGAAGGGGACTGGCTCTGAAAAGAATTATTCCACAGTGTATCTCAAGGGACTTCACAGATCTGATAGTTATCAATGAAGATCGTAAAATACCAA ATGGGTTAGTGTTAAGTCACTTGCCTGAAGGCCCAACAGCTCATTTTAGGATGAGTAGTGTTCGTCTGCGTAAAGAAATAAAG CGAAAAGGAAAAGATCCCACAGAGCATCAGCCAGAAATAATCCTGAACAACTTTACAACGCGATTAGGTCATTCTGTTGGTCGGATGTTtgcttctctcttccctcatgatcctCAGTTTATTGGTAGACAAGTAGCTACGTTTCACAATCAGCGTGACTATATCTTTTTCAGATTCCATAG atacatctTCAGAAATGAGAAAAGAGTGGCAATTCAAGAACTGGGCCCACGTTTTACCCTGAAATTAAGGTCTCTTCAGAAGGGAACTTTTGATTCCAAATTTGGTGAATATGAATGGATTCATAAG CGCCGTGAAATGGACACAAGTCGAAGAAAATTCCATCTCTAA
- the RPF1 gene encoding ribosome production factor 1 isoform X2: MSWAKQYPQTDLQSDISFSSPSPAHLGRKEKLAIKKKKKKEREALGDKAPPKPIPKTIENQRVYDETTVDPNDEEVTLDDATDEFAPYFNRQIVPKILITTSDRPRGRTVRFCEQLSTCIPNSHVYYRRGLALKRIIPQCISRDFTDLIVINEDRKIPNGLVLSHLPEGPTAHFRMSSVRLRKEIKRKGKDPTEHQPEIILNNFTTRLGHSVGRMFASLFPHDPQFIGRQVATFHNQRDYIFFRFHRYIFRNEKRVAIQELGPRFTLKLRSLQKGTFDSKFGEYEWIHKRREMDTSRRKFHL; the protein is encoded by the exons ATGAGCTGGGCAAAGCAGTATCCTCAGACTGACCTCCAGAGTGATATCTCATTTTCTTCTCCCTCACCTGCACatcttggaagaaag GAGAAATTAGccattaagaaaaagaaaaaaaaggagcgAGAAGCACTTGGAGACAAG gcACCACCAAAGCCAATACCAAAGACAATTGAAAACCAGCGTGTGTATGATGAAACCACAGTTGATCCAAATGATGAAGAG GTTACTTTGGATGACGCTACAGATGAATTTGCACCCTAtttcaacaggcagatagttcCAAAGATACTTATCACAACATCTGACAGACCTCGTGgg AGAACTGTGAGATTCTGTGAACAGTTATCGACATGTATTCCAAATTCACATGTTTACTATCGAAGGGGACTGGCTCTGAAAAGAATTATTCCACAGTGTATCTCAAGGGACTTCACAGATCTGATAGTTATCAATGAAGATCGTAAAATACCAA ATGGGTTAGTGTTAAGTCACTTGCCTGAAGGCCCAACAGCTCATTTTAGGATGAGTAGTGTTCGTCTGCGTAAAGAAATAAAG CGAAAAGGAAAAGATCCCACAGAGCATCAGCCAGAAATAATCCTGAACAACTTTACAACGCGATTAGGTCATTCTGTTGGTCGGATGTTtgcttctctcttccctcatgatcctCAGTTTATTGGTAGACAAGTAGCTACGTTTCACAATCAGCGTGACTATATCTTTTTCAGATTCCATAG atacatctTCAGAAATGAGAAAAGAGTGGCAATTCAAGAACTGGGCCCACGTTTTACCCTGAAATTAAGGTCTCTTCAGAAGGGAACTTTTGATTCCAAATTTGGTGAATATGAATGGATTCATAAG CGCCGTGAAATGGACACAAGTCGAAGAAAATTCCATCTCTAA
- the GNG5 gene encoding guanine nucleotide-binding protein G(I)/G(S)/G(O) subunit gamma-5: protein MSGSSNVAAMKKVVQQLRLEASVSRVKVSQAAADLKQFCLQNAHHDPLLTGVSSSTNPFRPQKVCSFL from the exons ATGTCCGGTTCCTCCAACGTGGCGGCGATGAAGAAAGTGGTACAGCAGCTGCGCCTTGAGGCCAGCGTGAGCCGCGTGAAG GTTTCACAAGCTGCAGCTGACTTAAAGCAGTTTTGTCTGCAGAACGCACATCATGATCCCCTACTAACAGGAGTTTCTTCAAGTACAAATCCATTTAGGCCACAGAAAGTTTGTTCATTTCTCTAA